GGGACGAACACACGCGTGGCGTGGGTGGGGAAGGTGGAAGGAAGCGAAGGAAGCGAAGGAAAGAGATAAGACGCCAAAAAAAAAGTGAGCGGATTTTTGGACTGTTTCGTGGGCCCCCCGCACACACGCCTCGGAAGATTTCCTCCGCAACCTACCGGCATTTCCTACAGATTGTTTAGTGGGCTGTGTTACTGACGTGTGGGACCAAATACCTCTCGTGGCCCACCTGCAGTGGGGTGTGGAGGGGTGGTGGCGTGTCGTGTGAgtcgaggcggccattggcttCGGGGACGccagggagggaggcgaggcggtgtgggagtatgacatgtgggaccgGATCGCAGCGCGGCTGAGCTGGCGAGTTTCGTGGCGGACGATTGGGTGGCCCGGGCGGCTGCTGAGCTGGCAAAGTGCTACGGCCACTCGTCGAGCGCCTGCGCTTTCCTGCGCGCAGAGCTGTTGGGCTTTGTTTGTTTTGGTCAAATTCCGTGGAAAAGTGTATAAACTCCATTTGAATTCCTTGGGATTTCATACTCCTAGGTGGAGTTATTGCAAATGGTGTGTTGTTTGGATACTACATCCATAATGGTTGACGTCAAATTTATTGTTCTAAGGATTGGAGCAGAGAGTTAGCGAACGTGAAGAATGCAAATGGTTAGGTGTAATTTTCAACCGTATGTGTTTCTTTGGTATTGGCAAGAATGAGACTATGGAAAAAGGAACATAGAATTCTAAGATATAAGATAACTGTTTTGTGTCATTGTATGTGGTCTTCGGTCTTCTCGTGAGATGCCTTTCAACTGATGGCACATAATTTATCATGGACTTTGATAACTAACTTTGAAAACATGAATCGATGCAGTACATTCTTTTCTTCGCACATGCATTGAAGAAGAGAGTGCAGGGGGATAAAAACAATGACCCTAGGTCTCCTACATATTATTTGATTCATTTTCAACACTTTGGCTCGCCTGATGGAGAAGATTTGAAGCTTATACTCTTGAACGTACATGAGCACCTGGTTTGCTCATAGTATTTTAGTAGTACTTCTGTTGAACGAGTTCGCTAGCTTCCACGGTAAATCCTGTTCAAATATAAACAAATTTGAAAACGGTATGAGTGTGCATTGATCTTGCTTGGTTAGGTTTCCTACGTTACTACCACAAGTTTAGAGTACAACTATTATTTTAAGGATGCCTCCAAAGTCACATCTAATTGCTAGCTATTTTTCATCCACGTCAGCTAGAGATGGCACAAAAATTCGCCCCTCCAACGATTACTTAAAGCCCCCTCTTAAGGCCCGACACTCCAATCGAAACATTCACATGTTGTTGCTTTAGTGAAAACACAATTAAAGAGGCATGTCGTGTTTGGTGCTTAGCGGGTTTAGGGTACACATTTAGTTACTATCCAAATTGTtacatatttttaaaaaagtattTTCTATAAATTATGACAATCCGCATTTGACTGTAAGTAAAACTTCAGCTTTATTAAGACCGGTTTCACATGGTCCCATGCCATTAGGCCAGTTTCATGGAGAGTTTCATAAGTATTAATTTTCATGCCACATCACCAATTTTGCTGACTTAGCAAGGTATTTATgatgagagagaaggaggagttTCATtatatgtgagaggagtttcatcctcatgacaCTCAACAGACACAGTTAGCTAGTTCCCAGTCTTGTAACTGTGCGGTGAAATTGTGCACTGAGATTAGTCTTAGTTTTACAAACCTACAACATCTTTGCATGGACCCATATGTTAGCCGCACAAGACCACGTACGGATCCACGCACAACTTTCATCACCCACGTGTACCTAGGAAAATTGCTGTAATAAGTCGAGGTGGCACAAGGAGGTGTCGTTACGTGAAATGGATCCCAAGAACTGGGGTTCTTATTtgatagttaggcatgaatagTTGGAGTTTTAGGTTAATTCTAATGAAAATTTTCatgttgattttttcaagatagCCGCaagaatgaaatgaaatggtgTTTGAAAGTACCCTCCCCAATGCATAATTTCGTGGTATGGTTTCATAAGATCAAAATAACATTTAATTTCATGACTGATGGAGAGTTGGTATTCGTGTATACTTGATTTCATCCAGATGAAACTggtccctctctctcttttttaatTTCATGTCATGttataaaaaaatcatatgtGGCATACTaattaatgagaatgaaactctCCGTGAAACTCCCACTGAAACTAAACTAACTTCTCACAAAAGGATGCGAATGACTTCGTTTACCCTTGGATACTATTAGAATAAATTCATTAGCCACGTTTGCATTGTTCGAGTGGCAATTTATAACTAATCTTTCCCATATCCAAGAAAAGACAACAAAATATTTTACATATTTAGAGAAATATATTTATCTGGACCATTGCATCAGTTCGAAGGCATTAGGCATGAGGATATCTAGAAACTTCCACGCTCGATTTTTCAAGAGTTTCGTAGGTTCTGAACTGGTGGCAATGGACCTAGATGACATTTTGACCGTGTGTTTGAACTTGGAAGCGACTCCACACGGCATCAAAAAGACAAGAGTCATGAACCGGTGGCTTCTTGTCCTCTCCACACAGGTGAGAGGTTCAGAAAGGCACACGTTTCAGGTACATGGACCTGAGAAAACTCTAGTTGGTCACATCATGGGTGTATCCCACAAAAAAGAACGGAGTTTGCAAcgctggaggaggagaaaaaaTGGTGGCGCGGCGACTGGTTTTCCTCCTGGGCGGCTGGCGTTGCAACAAAGGCCGTAGGAAGAAaatgacccccccccccccccccccccttagGTGTGATCTCGAGAGATAGCTCAGGCAGCCAAATGTAAGCCGGCAAAGTGCAAATTCTCCCAATTCTTTATAGCCATCTTTTGTTATCCCCATAGAAGTACCACATTCTCTCGTTAATAATTGCTGGAAATATTTTAAGAACTCTTGTGGGCATGTCACGTGCTCCCCGTAAGAAGTAACTATGAATTCTTTTTTGTCGAATGTATAGAGTGTAAAGGATAAATGTATGTATGCTTTGgtctattaaaaaaaagaaaaacaagtggTTTTTGACCAGAAGAGATTCCCGATGAAATTTTAGAATGTCTACATCTATGTCCATTTTCATGGGAAAAACTATAAAGTTTTGGACGCTATTTGGTTGGCTACCAAATTTTGCTCATATCTCCCATTTATCCTACCAAAATTTTGGCAATTTTTTTGCCCAACTTTTGATTTGTCAAAACTCTAGCCTTTGGCATCAAACCAATCAGCTCTAAATGCCAAAAATACCATGGGAGTAACATCACTAGCAAGAGCATAAACTTCTTTGTGGTGCTGGATGAGCGAAAGCGTGTTACTCGAAGCACCACTAAAATTCTCATACTATAGttaaaaaagaacaaatttaGGATCTTTTCACGCTGAAAAATACGTGAAAAGAATATGAGTTCACCGTCCTATAAATTCCCCTGGAGATTCCCGTGCGCTTCAGACCGAACACAGTAGCTGCATTTCCTGCTCGAATTTTGGGGTTTTCCTCTCCATCGCAAAGCACTAGAAAAACCCTCATCCATCTGATCTCCATCAGGCGGCTGGCAGGGCCCTTCCTATCTTCCCCTCGCTCTCTTCGCCACTCCCTCGTCGCTTGGAAAGTTGGCAACTTGgcgctcccccttccctccccGCCTCTGGTTCCTCCTCCcgccccgcgcctccgcctaACAAAGATAAGGCTGCAGGGCTCATGCTTCCAGAAGCTTCCGGAACCTCGCGCTGAGCCCGACCCCATCACCGAAGTCCGGTACTGGAGTGGCTGCATGAGtagtcgcgccgccgccgtcgcagcaGCAGAGGAGCCATGGGgatgctcgccgccgccgccgcagcctccgcTCTCCTCGCCTCGCCACAGGCGCCTGCCGTCCGACGGCGCCTCTCCGGCGCGTGGACGCTACGCCTgaggcccgccgccgcgctcagGTGAATGTCTGTCTGTCTACTCGCCGCCGGTTCGCGCCCTCGCCCGCAGAACGCGGCAGCTCGTGCTCTGTTGCGCGAGGAATCGATAAAGATTCCTTCTTTGCTCTTTGGAGTCTTGGAGTTCGGAAGGGAGACGAGGGGTGTTTTGCTAGAATAGGGGAGTTGAGCTGGGGATGATTCATAATAATTTCATATGCAAGATTGGTGGTTGGGATTAGGATTTAGGGCAGGTTGCTTAACCTTGGCAGGTTAGGTTCTTCCCATTTGGATGCTTAGTGTGGGAATTTGGAGTTGTAATGATGACGGTTACACTGAGATGTAGACTACGGTTGAGGTAGTGATCATCTTAGCATGTTCCTGATGGTCAAAGTTTTTGTTGTGGGTGCTGTGCTACTGGCTCCTTTGTAGATTGTGCTGCCTTTGCCTTTATGTCGCCGGGGTAGTCAGTGGCTATGCAAAGGAAAGCTAAATTTAGTTGTTTTATGTGTGTTTGTATGTTTTCCTGTTGGCATAAATGTGTTGAACAGATTGAGTCACAAGAAAAGTTTTGAATTAAAAACACTGAATAGCGTTTTGTGTCCAGCTGATTGAACACATGAGGCTGTTGTTTATTTTCTTGCATCAAAAGTTTCTCTTGAAATTTTTATTGATTTAAGATTTTGTAGATCATTAACATGTTGCATTATTTTTTACCAGGCTACACAATTTTGGCCCAAAGTGTTACATTGCAAATGTTGAGGTTGATGTCAGTACTCTCAGTAAAGAAGAGGCTTTCGATGATCACGCACCATTGCCATCGGGATGCTCCATTCCAGTTCTTAATCTTCAAGGAGATGTTCTAGATTCCAGCCCTTTTCCACTGCATGATAGGGCCTCCTGTCCTTCTAGTTTTGAGGAGTTGCCAGTACgaatcttcttccttttcctatgTTCTTTGTCAAATGGCTTCTTTTTGTCCTCTTGTGATCATCTGTTCATAATGCAGGTCTTGTCTGAAGGAGAGCAACATACTTTGGCCTCCACTCCAGCTCATCCTGCTGGACTACATGGTAAGGGAGTTTTTTTTGGACCATCTCATGGCAGTATCTGCATTACTGTTTACCCTGTATAAGTTTTGCAACTTTGCAAATATttttggaaggaagaagatcCATCTTAGGGTAGCTGTTTAATATTTTCATGGAACAATTAAGCTGTATCATACCCTTAaggattattattatttttaatttaaGATGTTTCTGTCATGGAACTTAAATACCTTTTAAACATCATACAACATTGATGCAGCTCTATATGCTAGTTACTTATTTGGTAACTTGGTGGAACAACTGTGGAATTTTGCTTGGCCTGCTGCGCTGGCAATTCTTCACCCAAGCCTATTGCCTGTTGCTATTGTTGGTTTCTTCACAAAGGTACTTGCCATTGTACTTAATTTAAGAGAAACCTTCCATATCTATACTCAATAGTCTAATTAATTTTATTGTATCCAGCTTTCAGTGTTTATTGGGGCGCCAATAGTTGGCAAACTTATGGATCATTTCCCTCGAATACCTATGTACACAGCATTGAATGCTGTGCAGGTGCTTGTCCTTTATCTTCTCTAGTTTCTTATGTTATGGGCAAAGAATAGACAAGTTGTCATGTAGTAAATAAGCGACATGAGAAAACATATTTTAATTGATGCCAGTTTTTTGGGCAACCCGGTCTTGCAGGTAGCCACTCAGTTGATATCAGCTGCAATGGTCATCTATGCTCTAAAAAATCTGAGCCATGCTTCTACGACAGCTGTGGTTCTGAGACCTTGGTTCATTGCTCTAGTGGCAGCTGGAGCTATTGAAAGACTTGCAGGATTGGCGCTAGGAGTTGCCATGGAGCGGGATTGGGTTGTTTTGGTAGGGTTGCTGATTCCCATACCACTTTTGTAGAGTGCTTCTTTGTTTGGCTGAAATATTTGATATTCCCTTCTTACAATATAAATATTGTGAGATGGAACTAAGAAATCTACAACAGTTTAAATGGAAAAGTTTGTTATCTTAAATAACTTTGAGATTTCAGAAAACTTGTGTCTTGTTTTCATCAATTTCTTCCCTTACAGTTCTTTTCTCTGTGAAGTTAGCAGGAACAAACAGGCCCGTTGCATTAGCCCAAGCAAATGCTGTGCTTAATCGACTTGATCTAATTTGTGAGGTGTGATTTCTCACTCTTAGACTTGCATATCATCATCTTTGATTGATTGAGACTTCAGCACACAACAAGGTCGATCACTGATCGTgatctttttttatttgttggTTGCAAATAGCTGAACACAACATCCTATTTTGAGTGGGCAAATTATATCCAATAACCTTTTTGGGGGCATGATTGCAGACGGTTGGTGCTTCGGTTTTTGGCCTACTGCTGTCAAAATACCATCCTGTGACCTGTTTGAAGATTGCTTGTGGTCTAATGATATGCAGTTTCCCTGTTCTGGTAAACCACATTTATCTTCGCTCCTTAACTTGAATAGCCAGACGTAGCGTGCTCACAGGTTGCTATTTTAACTTTCCAATTTCAGGTTATGTTGGGTCAAGTAATTAACAGAGTCTCGTGCCATGCACTTGATTCCTCTAGAACCGCCACTGATGAATCTATTTGTATTGATCTATTAGATTTACGCAAGATAGGTGAGGAACTTTGACATGGTTAGATATTTAAATTTACTTCGGTAGATAGTCTAACAGTCTCTTTAATCTTCAGTTCAAAATAGCTTGAGCACTATCAAACATGGGTGGAATGAGTATAAGCAGCAAACAGTTCTACCTGCAAGTGCAGCTACCGTCTTCCTAAATTTCAATGTTGCACTTGCCCCGGGTGCCATAATGACTGCATTATTGATGCATCGTGGTAGGTTTCACTTCTCCAGTTCAAATCTATGACTCCCTTAAAAAGCATTTGTAAAAGACTATCTCTATCAATTTGAACAGGTATTAGTCCATCCATTGTTGGTGCTTTCAGTGGATTGTGTTCTATCATGGGCCTTGTTGCAACATTCATCTCCTCAAGCCTGGTTAAAAGAGTTGGAATCTTAAAGGTTTGACCTCAACCTTGTTGGTTTTGTTCCCATAGTTTCTTCCACAGTTGATGCAAATGGCTGATGTTATAACAGGCAGGAGCTGCTGGATTGATTTTTCAAGCTTCACTCCTGTCAGTTGCGCTCACAGTGTATTTGGCTGGTTCAGTTTCGCAAAGGACACCTCTACTTATATTCCTAGCATCCATTGTAAGGCTGAAATCTTAACTTCAGATTCCCCTTTCAGTGGAATTTAGTTGAACACTATAGAGTAATCCCTGTATCTATTCTGTGTTAATCTGCAGGCATTGTCTCGGTTGGGGCACATGTCTTATGATGTTGTCGGGACTCAGATCGTCCAAACAGGTGTTCCTGCTTCAAAAGCAAATCTAATCGGAGGAATGGAGGTTTCAATTGCAAGCCTAGCAGAGTTAGTCATGCTTGCTATGGCTATTATTGCGAACGATGTCTCCCATTTCGGCTTCTTGGCAATCCTGTCTGTGTCATCAGTTGCCGGGGCAGCGTGGATGTTCTGTCGGTGGTTAACAAATCCAACAGATGAGCAGAGGGAACTCTTCATGTTTGATCCCCTTTACCAAGTTCAAGCAATGTAAGTATTGGTCGTGCTACCTTTGCCATTACTTTATTAAGATATCCGGGCTTGCAAGTATTTGAACTTTGTGCTAGAGTTAATTGACACGTGATAAATGTATGTCTCCAAATCTCATTTTCCAGCAAGATATTTGCATCACTGTTTTTCCACTTAGCTATTATCTAAAACTGAAACTACTGATAGTGATATCATGCTCCAAACCATGCATACTAACCAGTCCTTACATCATCACTGTGCAAGCAATTATGCATGATTCAACCTTCAGACCTCGTATGATTTAAAACTGACTCATAATACCCATCTTATCTTCAGTAGATGACACAGGACACTCCCAACACATCCACGAAAACTGCAGGCGCCTACTTGGCTGATGGTGCTTGTTGGATCTACGATGATCTGAAGATATGCTGTGTCATTTAGGTTCGAAACAACATACACTTAGGACAGAATCATTTGCTCCTCTTAGTCTCAGCCATGCGCAGAATTCAATTTGTATACTTATTCATTTCCCCACCTGTACAGTACATATACGATCTGTTTAATCGTTGCTTGTCATAGCTGATGTAGAACAACATTAACAGTCAACTGTAGTACTGAATCAATAACATTtaacacccccccccctcccccccctctTCTTTCCTCTCTCTGATGCCACAAATGTGTAACTGGATGCTATTAGTAAATTTACTGTCTTCTGTCCATCTTGGTTCCATGTTACTGGAGTGGTTATGTAAACACTGTCTGATGGTTTCTGTAACTAACTGAGTTAATTGCTGTCAGAACGGTGCTGTGGTGTAGTCGGTTATCACGTTAGTCTTACACACTAAAGGTCCCCAGTTCGAGCCTGGGCAGCACCAATTGATTCTGGTTTTTTTCCCCTCATCTCCCCCCTTATTCCCTCTTTACGTTAAACACATGATCTGAGAAGTTGGCTTCTTTATTCTGGCGATACAAGAAACTAAaacttttgatttcttttttctggTTGTTTCACCAATTTGCATGAAACTTTGCAGAATAAAAGTTCTGACCAAAAGCTCTTTGAAATGACATCACAATCTTTTTTTCCCCGCAGATCCTCGGTCATCTAGCCTACGATACATATTGTAATGCCAGAGGTTCTGGTTCCTCAGGCTATGCACACTTTTGTAATGCATGAGCTCCGTGGTGGCATGCTCTGAAATAAGTCACTTTTGTTCGTGAAAAACTAGAGATTGCAGTTGATGACAGCTGTACAGGTATAGGCAGGTGGCCACACGTATACAGACGGTATACGGACTCTCTCAACTCACGTGCCTACGCATACAAGGCCAGTCGTATCAGCTACTAGCAGCTACGGTAGACTGGAAGCTGCTTCGTGAATCCAAGTCCAGAAGATGCAATGTTATCAATGCATCATGCTTTAATTTTTTTCACTTTGTTGTACCACCGCAGATAACTGCCTTCTTTCTAGTGTCCTATAAAGTTTGCACTCAAATCCTCAAAGCTTAATGAGCCCTTGCCCTCCATGCGCCAAACAACCTTCCCTAGCTATTTCCTCCAGTCATCATAAAAGAACTCCAAACCAACTCGCCATCTTTACCACTAACCGTGTAGACCAAATTCAGCTCATTTCATCTCCTCCCCTTTGTAGCCCTCTCATAAAATTCCAACGAATTTCAAACTTTAAAAAAGGATAAAATTTAGCAGCTAGCACTTCATCACCATCCACATCATTTGCTATTTTCTACCCTGCCTATTTCTCCATCACCGGTGGCTAGCATTGCCCCCACTTTTCCCGGGAAAACGCAGCCAGCCAATCCCCTCCTTTCCCGGGCCTCAAATTAAAAAGctcattttaaaaatataaaaaaacaaTTATCATTAACTGACCACGTCTCCTTCTATTTACTCTGATCCCAATCAACTCTAACCTCCATTTCTCCCCCCTCTCGCCATGCGCGCCATGACGCCGCCGCCTCAGCTCCTCCTGGCCTGCCtcctcaccctcctcctcgccaccgcggtggcgccgcccgccggcgcctaCTGCGTTTCGAAGAAGTCCGGGGCGCACAGCAAGCCAGGGTCGCCGGCcaagccggcgccggcgaagcccgcgccggcgccgccgaagcCGGTCCCGCTCATCCCCAGCGCCGACATCGTCCGGAGCCTGTGCCTGAAGACGGACTACCCGGACCTGTGCACGTCGTCGATCTCgaagcagctgcagccgcagctCCCCGGCGG
This sequence is a window from Setaria italica strain Yugu1 chromosome III, Setaria_italica_v2.0, whole genome shotgun sequence. Protein-coding genes within it:
- the LOC101768105 gene encoding solute carrier family 40 member 2, chloroplastic isoform X1, with product MGMLAAAAAASALLASPQAPAVRRRLSGAWTLRLRPAAALRLHNFGPKCYIANVEVDVSTLSKEEAFDDHAPLPSGCSIPVLNLQGDVLDSSPFPLHDRASCPSSFEELPVLSEGEQHTLASTPAHPAGLHALYASYLFGNLVEQLWNFAWPAALAILHPSLLPVAIVGFFTKLSVFIGAPIVGKLMDHFPRIPMYTALNAVQVATQLISAAMVIYALKNLSHASTTAVVLRPWFIALVAAGAIERLAGLALGVAMERDWVVLLAGTNRPVALAQANAVLNRLDLICETVGASVFGLLLSKYHPVTCLKIACGLMICSFPVLVMLGQVINRVSCHALDSSRTATDESICIDLLDLRKIVQNSLSTIKHGWNEYKQQTVLPASAATVFLNFNVALAPGAIMTALLMHRGISPSIVGAFSGLCSIMGLVATFISSSLVKRVGILKAGAAGLIFQASLLSVALTVYLAGSVSQRTPLLIFLASIALSRLGHMSYDVVGTQIVQTGVPASKANLIGGMEVSIASLAELVMLAMAIIANDVSHFGFLAILSVSSVAGAAWMFCRWLTNPTDEQRELFMFDPLYQVQAISSVI
- the LOC101768105 gene encoding solute carrier family 40 member 2, chloroplastic isoform X2, whose product is MGMLAAAAAASALLASPQAPAVRRRLSGAWTLRLRPAAALRLHNFGPKCYIANVEVDVSTLSKEEAFDDHAPLPSGCSIPVLNLQGDVLDSSPFPLHDRASCPSSFEELPVLSEGEQHTLASTPAHPAGLHALYASYLFGNLVEQLWNFAWPAALAILHPSLLPVAIVGFFTKLSVFIGAPIVGKLMDHFPRIPMYTALNAVQVATQLISAAMVIYALKNLSHASTTAVVLRPWFIALVAAGAIERLAGLALGVAMERDWVVLLAGTNRPVALAQANAVLNRLDLICETVGASVFGLLLSKYHPVTCLKIACGLMICSFPVLVMLGQVINRVSCHALDSSRTATDESICIDLLDLRKIVQNSLSTIKHGWNEYKQQTVLPASAATVFLNFNVALAPGAIMTALLMHRGISPSIVGAFSGLCSIMGLVATFISSSLVKRVGILKAGAAGLIFQASLLSVALTVYLAGSVSQRTPLLIFLASIALSRLGHMSYDVVGTQIVQTGVPASKANLIGGMEVSIASLAELVMLAMAIIANDVSHFGFLAILSVSSVAGAAWMFCRWLTNPTDEQRELFMFDPLYQVQAIR
- the LOC101768105 gene encoding solute carrier family 40 member 2, chloroplastic isoform X3, with protein sequence MGMLAAAAAASALLASPQAPAVRRRLSGAWTLRLRPAAALRLHNFGPKCYIANVEVDVSTLSKEEAFDDHAPLPSGCSIPVLNLQGDVLDSSPFPLHDRASCPSSFEELPVLSEGEQHTLASTPAHPAGLHALYASYLFGNLVEQLWNFAWPAALAILHPSLLPVAIVGFFTKLSVFIGAPIVGKLMDHFPRIPMYTALNAVQVATQLISAAMVIYALKNLSHASTTAVVLRPWFIALVAAGAIERLAGLALGVAMERDWVVLLAGTNRPVALAQANAVLNRLDLICETVGASVFGLLLSKYHPVTCLKIACGLMICSFPVLVMLGQVINRVSCHALDSSRTATDESICIDLLDLRKIVQNSLSTIKHGWNEYKQQTVLPASAATVFLNFNVALAPGAIMTALLMHRGISPSIVGAFSGLCSIMGLVATFISSSLVKRVGILKAGAAGLIFQASLLSVALTVYLAGSVSQRTPLLIFLASIALSRLGHMSYDVVGTQIVQTGVPASKANLIGGMEVSIASLAELVMLAMAIIANDVSHFGFLAILSVSSVAGAAWMFCRWLTNPTDEQRELFMFDPLYQVQAI